In Vicia villosa cultivar HV-30 ecotype Madison, WI linkage group LG7, Vvil1.0, whole genome shotgun sequence, the DNA window AAATTATATAAACCATCAACTAAAGTTTTAGAACCATAACAATAAAAAtctttaaataaagaaaattcaTTGTTTTCAATCCTgaaattaaaattcaattcatCCCACTTAGCCACAGAAACTAaattcctagaacacttccaGTTACATAAAGAAACTTTTTAGATCTATGTCACATCCAGTATCCAAGATCATCCTATACGTCTCAATTCCCTATATTTCTCTGCCCCAAGAAGGGACATCGAAGGGACCACAAATATCAATGTGCAACAATTCAAGGAGATCACTGCTACTTGTAaatgatttctttgatttttgtgtGTGTTTTCCTTTAATGAAATCCAAACATATATTCTAGACAACAAAATCTAATTGAGTCAATATTTCACCTTTTATTAACCTCATTATTATTTCTTTAGATATGTGACATAAATTTTAATGCCACAAATAAGTAGAGCTCTCGTTATGTGTACTTCACTTACTATCAACAAAATGTTTAATATGAAACAAAGAATCGTTATATCAGaaccataataataaaaatctttaaataaagaaaattcattattttcaatcctgaaattaaaattcaattcatCCCACTTAGCCACAAAAACTAAATTCCTATAACACTTCTAGTTACATAAAGAAATTTTTCATATCTATGTCACATCCAGTATCCAAGGTACGTCTCAATTCCCTTTATTTGTGCCTTCATTTTATTTCTCATATACAgaaatctttcaatttcttttaTGGTTTGGATCGAAAAGAATCCTTGCATAATATGTGACACATTTGTACTTGCAGCTGAATTAAACCACCAAGTATTATTTGGTAATTCAATTAGATTTGATTAAAATTTTATGGAAATATAAAACATTCATTTCTTTTCGAACCAAATATTCCTTTAAGGACAGTCCTTTTGAAGTGTTTGTTCTTCTTGCAAAAATAACACTTCTTTTCCTTTTGGACTTCGCCCTCAATTACCTTTAATGGAGCTTTTCCCTTCTTATTGTCTTTTTTAGTTGTTATCGAGCTTTAATTTACTACAATTGGATCTATCACGAGTCGGGAGATAGATATAATGGTCTTGGGCTTTAGAAATGTGTGAAACTATATGGAAGGACCAAGAAAATATACCACAAGTAGTTGTCACCGATCACGATAGTGCAATGATGAATTCGATTGCAAATTTGTTTCCTACATCATATGCATTACTTTGTAGGTATTACGTAACTAAAAATGTGATAAGTGGACTTAAGCATGAAGTAGGGACCAAACAAATGAAGGTTCAAGATGGGAAAAAGTCAAACTGATGTGATATTGAAAAGCATAATATATgcttataattttataataaattcttCTATAGAATAATTGGTTGAGAAATAGTAAAGGTGCTTTATGTAGAGGTGGAGACTCCGTGAACTAAATGGTCCAAATTAAACATAACGAAATACATACATCATTTGGTTGTAGCATTACAGTATTAGAACATAAATTTAAAGACAACTATCTTTATTTTTGGTAAAGGTGGTGAAGGAGATAGTTTGCTAATATGAGCACctttgaaaacacttttttttttagattttgaatttgaagaatCCAAAAAATGTATGTTAACATGTTCGAAACAAGAAGAATGCCGCTTTGTTGAGTTGTCACTCTATGTTGGTTTGACATTCGTAGGAGTTCTCTTTGTTTTTACCGATTCTGAGAGTCGTATCGAATTTGTAGTTTCTAGATAGTGAGACAATATACTGAAAAAGACTCtggtttgatgatgatggtgtgatgAAGGATGGTAAATCGAATATATCTATCATGAGTGAAATGGAAGTGATTCAAGAAAGATTTTTGAAACTTGATGATATCATGAAACTTCACATCGAAGAGTGTATGGAGAATATTGTCTATCTAGAAACTACAAATTCGATACGACTCTCAGAATCGGTAAAAACAAAGAGAACTCCTACGAATGTCAAACCAACATAGAGTGACAACTCAACAAAGCGGCATTCTTCTTGTTTCGAACATGTTAACATACATTTTTTGGattcttcaaattcaaaatctaaaaaaaaaaagtgttttcaaagGTGCTCATATTAGCAAACTATCTCCTTCACCACCTTTACCAAAAATCAAACACATTGAAGAGATGTTGATTTTATGCACAAGTACATTGAACTAATTGTAGATGTTATCGCGTTAAATGTGGCGGTAAATGTGGTTATCACAATGTTTCACCTTTGCTAGATAAAGGAGAGGAGAATCATACACTTGTCTGTCAACAGCTTCTCAAAGAGTTGGAGACGTATAAGGAATCATACACAATGCTACatgtaaaaaaaataacattttgatGCAATTCATGCATCACTTATTCCTTGTTTTAGAGGTCTGGCAGCGGAGAAAAAATTGATACACTTCCCtaaaatgggtcatcttatagtAAGTGCATATAATAGAGTGTGTATTGATCTGACAAGATATGGCGTCTCAAAAACTTTTTTCCACTCCGAGCTGCCCACCTCAAAATCCAACCGAACACATTATGTTTATTGGGTGACTTTCAAAATCACTATattttgttcaagtttatttGAAGTTGGGATGTCTTATACCACGGACATCATCGGAGTGGAAAACTCATTCCACAAAGGAAGTTGAAACTTGTATGAATAGCTTTTTGGATAGGATGGAAGAATTCACTAAGTTGAGTAAGattgaaagagaatcaaataaGCAAAAGTTAAAGGCGGAACTACTCATAGATATAGATTTAGGTGGTTACACATGTTTTGATGCATTTTAGTTTTTATCTAAAAATGTATTTAGGTGGTgactcattttttgtatgtaataTTGAATTGTTATAGTCAATGATgtaatcttgatacattttaatgTATATCTaacattaattatataaatattgctTGTAAAATTCTCTACGTTAATGAAAAAAAATCCTGTTTGTAACTGAAACATTTTGCCAAAACAGTTTCTGCAAAACCACTAGTAATAGGGTTTAATTCGGAATTAGACACAATTAAGTTTCTAAGGCCCATATTGATTTAAACTTGTATAAATATAGGTGTCCTTCATGTTGTTAATAAAATCACCACATAATGTCTCAATATTTATATATAGTATTTGTCTACTTCAACGACATGAGACCCCTCTTGAATTTAGGTTTATAGAGATCACTTGCCTTATCGATTTGAAATCCACAGTAGACAATCTATTATGATACCTAGACAATCAAATAGTTGTGAAACTCTGTTATCATTCACCTTCAATTAACAATGAAGGAAAGATACAGTTCATCAAGTTTGAGCTAAAGAACGATGAACATTTAATTGTTATGTGGTTTACATTTCTCCGTTATAAAACAAAAAGCTCGATCGATATGTTCTTTGTATATCTaacattaattatataaatattgctTGTAAAATTCTCTAcgttaataaaaaaatcatgtttgtAACTGAAACATTTTGCCAAAACAGTTTCTGCAAAACCACTAGTAATAGGGTTTATTCAGAATTAGACACAATTAAGTTTCTAAGGCTCATATTGATTTAAACTTGTATAAATATAGGTGTCCTTCATGTTGTTAATAAAATCACCACATAATGTCTCAATATTTATATATCGTATTTGTCTACTTCAACGACATGAGACCCCTCTTGAATCCCCTCTTGAATTTAGATTTATAGAGATCACTTGTCTTATCGATTTGAAATCTATTTATATATCGTATTTGTCTACTTCAACGACATGAGACCCCTCTTGAATCCCCTCTTGAATTTAGATTTATAGAGATCACTTGTTTATCGATTTGAAATCCACAGTAGACGATCTGTTATGATACCTAGACAATCAAATAGTTGTGAAAATTCACCCTCGATTAACAACGAAGGAAAGATAGAGTTCATCAAGTTTGAGCTGAAGACCGATGAACATTTAATTGTTATGTGGTTTACATTTCCccgtaataaaataaaaagctcGATCGatatggatgcatggatgcaGCTATTGCAAGATCAACCGaatatattctaaaaatattaaTACGTCCTCATTCATCTCTTAATAATTAAATACAATGTAAGATTTATTATGTATCTTATAAGAAAGATTTATGTTAATTTATCCTATTGCTATTCTACAATTGTTCTTTGTGTAGAATAATAGAGAAGATTCTGATAGTTAACTTCTATAAAAATAAAGAGATTAATCTCAACCAATGCCGGCCATTTACAAAAGTAAGTTTATAAACTTTATTTGTCACACCTCaaccaaagaaaaagaaaacccaTCTTTACAATGTATAAGAGCAGCCGTGGACCTCACTTCTCCACCAACCATACCATAGCTTATTTTACATTTCAAAAGTGCATGCACATGATAATTGACTAATCAACATATCAAAGTGATTTCATGTGTtagacaaataaaaaaaaaaaacaagtccattcaataactttaaaggatAATCGCTTATTATATAAATGCTCATGTAGTATAAACCATTTATATAGATCTATTGTATTTTTCAAATGTTATAGTAAACATTTCAGTATCCATGAATCCAACATCTTATAAGCAAGTTGAAACACAATTCATATAAATTTTCAAGTAAAAACAATGAAGAAAATCACCAGAAACTTGAAACAATTGACAATAGCAGCTGTTTGATATTATAAAGAACATCGAACTAGGGAGCAATTTCAAGCCTCGGCTCGAAGCAGAAGCCAGTGAAAAGCTGTAGAGGGAACCTCTTTGTAACGGGGCATTTCTGTGACCATCTCCATTGTTTAATGTTCATGTCAAATGTGAGAAGTGCAGGAGATCCATAACTTTGAATGTATATTAGATCATCGACGCCACTGCTAGCAAAAACTTCGTCAAACTCACCAAAGCCTTGGAAGTATTTGTTAGGCATTCGGACAATCTCTTCCCACTTCCTATCGTGAAGAACCCAAATACCAATTCCTTTGATTATGTCTGGTCGATCATGTTTACCAATGCCTCCGACCATTACAAGCTTCTCCTTCATGTTCATTAGACGAGCACACGACAGAGTCAGAGAATTCGGTATAGGAATAAAACTCAAGCTAGCTTGAGAAAATCGATTCGAGATATTATATGCGACTAATGCGTGACGATTTTCTGGCAGAACGCCACCAATATAGTAAACTACAAAATACAGCACACCGTTGCATATCACACTCTCATCACCACCTCTCCATCCTGTCAAAACCTCCGTTAGCGGCGTCGTCCATGCTTCCTCCTTTGAATTGTATACATGAATAGAGATATCCCACTGAAAAACATTTTCTGGGACTTGCTTTGACTTCACAACTGCAACAATATAACCATGTGATTCCTTGTCGACCGAAACTGCTAATGCACCGTAATCAGAGCTCATCCCGGGAGGCCTTAGAAGCTTCCTGCAACTTTTAGTAATAGGGTTGCACGTGAATAATTCTGTTCTGCTGTCATTGTCCATGAAGCAAACTAAGCCATATGATGAAGAAAAGAACCAATTAGAAGTTCCAATGAAGGGGAGCTCAATGCGATACCATTTCCGAAGATTGGGATCATAAGCATGACCGGTTGGTTCATCAGAGCTTGTGAACATAAAATACCAAGGTTTCTGTGGTAGCAAATGGGAGGGGTTCCATAAAAACCTCTCCGCAGTCGCATTCCATCTTTTGCACACACAGCTTGCACGGAAAATGCTTGCAAGAGGAAGATAGGACAAGATACGCTCCAATAAATCATCAGGCAATATCACGTCCACGGAAACAGCATTCACTTCTTTATCAATTTCCTCACCAAGATCGAAATCAAAGTCCTCAGTCTCCTTTTGCAAGTAGTCATCATCATAGTGGCTGATCCACGCTATTTCTCCGGCCATAATAGAGTCGAAAGCAAAGGCCTGATGATATAATCAGTTAATTATTAAACCAAAGTAACCCAGTAAAAGAAAACATATAAATAGCGAAGTGCCACTAGACAAAATAAAACGAACAACTTAATCCGCACATATAATACCGTCGAAGGAGCATAAACAATCCATGTGTTGGACCAGTCAATCAACAAGATCAAATGTGTTAGAACAGTCATTAAACAAGATCAAATTTTGTCTAGGAGCATAAATAAGATCAAATGCACATACAATCCCGCTAGGTGAAATCAATCCATGTGTTAGACCAGTTCTTACAGAGGCTCTGGCTTTAAATGGGACTCCGCTAGTGGACAGTGGGATTGATCCCTTTGAATTAGTAGATCGCAAGGCCAGATACCTTGCCAATTGTGGATTGTGAAAATAGATATTTGCTCAAAGTCCGGTATGCTACTAAAAGGCTAGAGCGCCGCAATAACAGCCATTTTACTAAATAGTGTATCACAGAACACTAGTGACTTGTTTAAATTTTGTTATGCTACGATGCTATAGCGCCTATTTGACAATACTAACAAGTCTAAATGTTAAGGAAAATACTATAGCTCTTACAACACTGTAAAATTTTGCCAAGTTCCTGGATTGCTAGGTCAGATCATGAACTGATTTGGTATTAGCAATCAAAACCAAATCCTAAAGATGCAACTTTCAAACTTTCTGATTCATTTCAAGCGTATAAAAATGGTATTAAAACCCCACATTTTAGAGGAAAATTCGTATTATTCTACCTAAAAAAAGCCAAATTTGGAAGAATAACAGCAAATCAAATCAAATGATCAAACACCCACAAATCTTGAGATGAGTAACTAATAATcagcaacaaaaaaaatcaatcttttacagaaatcaaattccaaaaacaCATACAGATCAATGAAACTGATTAGAAAATAGATACCTTGTTTGAAAGAGACAGAGTGAGTGCAGTGTTGTCAGTGTGGAAAAGGGTGTGTACTCATGGAAGAAGAAGGAAACCCTAGAAGCTTAAAGAACGAAATGGGTTGCTCTAGATTTGGTTTAAACACAGAGAcagtgaagagagagaaagaaagagagtttttttttttcttttttttttcttgttggtGATGCGACAAAAACGAGATGAAATGAAGTGCGGTTTTATCTGTCTTTCGGATGGAATGGATGGTGCTTTTGTGTGGGGAAGAGGGAAGTGCAttaacttagttttttttttttaattattttgaaaagaaaaagaatcattctcattttcatttttttaaatgaaaaacccTCTCTATTTCTCAAGAGTTGTTTTTTTGGTTACTATACTTTTGAGATGTAAATCCACAAATATTTAgaatttagaaagaaaaaaaaatgaaaacaatcaataaaaattcaagggttaaatacgtttttagtccttataaaaatgTGATCCTGCAATTTTAGTCCCTGTAAAAATTTTCTTCAATGAATGATCCTCATAAACTTTTCCGTTCCCAATAATGGTCCCTCCCGTTAATTTTCACTAACGGAGGCTGACGTGGCACGCCACATGGAAGATAGCTTGAAAAGAATCTGAAAACGTTtgaaattgcgggggttttaaacctcctctaaactaaccaaagaaaaaaacaaaaaatattggtTATGAACTTTTCTCAAACACCTTGCAAGCAAGTTTGGCATATGAATTCAACAACTCAAAAACAGGGGCGGAaacactgattttattttctttcattttctactCCATTCGAGATGAAGCAAAACTATATATCAAATCACTTTATCATCCATTCCCTGTTAACATTTGCACTTCAATTTAAGACCTGCAAAGCAGCTTCCTCCATAAAGGGTTTCACATTTCCTTTCCTGAAGCTGGCACATGCGATTTTTATGTATGTGTTTTTTCTTGCCAAATTTTGTTTGGGTTATCAGTTATGGTATATGCTTTCATAGAGTTTGGCTGAGGCTGCTGCATGGGATTttgcaaatgaaaacaaaattgaGATGGTTGTTATTAACACAACAATGGTTGCTGGACATCTCTTACAACCAGAGGTTAAAGAAAGTGTTCAACCAATTCTAGACATAATAAATGGTAATTTTTATTTAGGGGTATTTGCAGATTATTGATAATTGTTTTGTGATAATTGTTTTGCCCATATTCACGCATATGAGATTGTTTCAGCTAGCGGAAGATATTGTTTGTTAGAGAGAATGGTACATTGTTCAAAACTTGCTCAGATTTTACATGATCTGTAccaaaaattacaaattttagACAAGTAAGTTCAATCATAAAGACACAATTTGAGGAACAATCTTGTCTCTTTTTTTCGTGCCCTGGATTTAAATGGTtaattttttccctttttttgtttttgttttttactaACATGCAGTTTATAATTTAATCAGTTGTGAGGATGATGAGCCATACATGCCATTGTATCAGTTTTCTAAGGAAAAGATTAACAGTTTGGGAATCGAGTTTATTCCTTTAGAAGTCAGTCTCAATGTTCAATCAATGTTCACAACATCAAtcagtgttcactgcatatacaTATTTTTGTGCCCtgctaaaattaaaacaaaaaaactaaCACATGGAAGGATATGTTGGATCAGAAGAAGTTTGGTTATAGCAGGATAGGAAGGTTTGCCTATTTGGGATTAGCTTGCAAGATaacctttttgttttgtttggtcttttCCACTGCAGGATAAGTAAAATTTTATTGATTGTTACCATAGTTAGTTAAAGGCACTCATCATTActatcatttttatttgaaatatgaATTATGGGTTAGTTTTAAGGGCATAAATATTTTTGAACGAGAAGATTTTGAAGTCTTAGATGTTGGCTCTGATTCAGTAATGGTTATTCAAATGCTTCAAAAAGGTTGTGCTCCATGTCATGTGGGTTCTATGAAGAGTCGctttagaggaggtttaaaacccccgcaatttcagacgttttcagattttttttcaagctgtcttccacgtggcgtgccacgtcagcCTTCGTTAGTGAAAACTAACAGGAGGGACCATTATTGGGAACGAAAAAGTTTATGAGGATCATTCATTGAAGAAATTTTTTACAGGGACTAAaattgcagggtcgcatatttacaGGGACCCCtgacatatttaacccaaaattcaaatatataaaaaaaaattaaaaaatacagagTTCATGACATCAATAAACTGTGTGTTCAAGGAAAGAGGAGAGAACGCCAACAAGCCTTTTTAAAAGAAGAACAAAAACACCACCACTAAAATTAGAGACATTGATCTCTCAAAATTTGGTGCATGCACAAAATGGAATTCACTTTCTGCTCTAAGATGGTGCGGGAAATGCAAGAGGTTTTAGTAAGAAATCATTTCAAAGACTAAAGAATCACTTTGTCCAGTTGATATCAATCCTTAAAAGGGAATTTGTCGTGGGGTTTCCATATGACTCAAGCCATATAATGTCAAACTAAAGATAAGCTCGGCCTAATTTTAGACGTAGACCTAAATGACCTTAGAACTTCTAAGATTAACCTTATACCCCATGCAAAATTAACTTCCAATCTAGTCACCTAAAAACCAAGTCAACTAAAGACACTGCACCAAATGAAATATTGGATGTTGCAAGAGATAAAAAGATGACTAAAAGACTCAGTATCGCCCTAACACAAGACACATTCGATGGCATTCAGATCAACAAGTCCACAACCACCTTACGCCTAAAAAGATTAACACTAATATGAATTATATCTCTGAATAAGTGATAGGATAAAACCATAACTTTTAAAGGGGTCAAAGTTTTCCAAATAAGAGAGGGGATCcgatcaatctataatataagaaaataaggtGTTGTGGAAAACACATTTATGCCCTTATCTCTTTTTCTGCCACCTCGTTGATTTGGGGGCAATTTGGgtccaaaaattatttttttgcaaccaaatcattttgaaaaaaataatttgctTTTGCCTATGATATCCACTATTTACATTGATTGATTAAAAACAAACTACCCATTTTTTAATTCTACAACTTTTTCTATTTTCCAATGTCAAATGCAATTAAAAAAATCTGCTTCCTCCCAAATgcaaaatctctctctctctctctctctctctctctctctctctctctctctctctctctctctctctctctctctctctctctctctctctctctctctctctctctctctctctctctccctctctctctctctctcatattcTCTCCCTCTTATTATTTCATCTCTCTTCCTCTTCATCTATTATCTCTTCCTATAATTTATTCTCTCTTTTGCTGCCTCTCTCGCTTCTTCTTGTTTCTTCTCTCTTCCTTTTCTTCAACAATGATGTTACTTTTATCCTTCTTTGCTTAAATCTACAAATCTCCGATGCATTTACAGCGGTGGACAGTTTAACAGTGGTAGATCACTGGTGGCGGTAACACGTTTTCGGCGACAAGTGTGGTGGTGGTCGGATTCGAAATGGTTTATGTGTGACTTTTTCAATTTAGGTTTTATTATTAACTTATtctcttttatttgatttatttaggttttgaaattttGGGAACCAACATTTCTCTTTCTCTCAACTTTGCATTTGTATTTTCTCCCTTTCTCAACTTCGCATTTGTATATTTCATCTGAGTTTGTTGATGAAATATGTATTATTCGCCACTGTGATCCTCACATACACAAACCATATTATTCTTTTAGAGGCATTAGAAAAATGGAGCATGAACTTTATTGAGAAACTTTTACCACGCCATGTCGAGATTTTTGAAATGATTGATGAGAAGGTAATACAAATTATTGTTTTGCCTAAACACTTTTATTTCAGGTAAAGAAATTGAGTTATTGCTGATATTCATGTTTGATagcttgataagtgccaaaatgtcgttattttgagtatatatttgtggcacttatcgattatattcttttggtttttgtaataaaatcctaacttttgtgtaaatattagTATAGT includes these proteins:
- the LOC131616579 gene encoding F-box/kelch-repeat protein At3g61590-like: MAGEIAWISHYDDDYLQKETEDFDFDLGEEIDKEVNAVSVDVILPDDLLERILSYLPLASIFRASCVCKRWNATAERFLWNPSHLLPQKPWYFMFTSSDEPTGHAYDPNLRKWYRIELPFIGTSNWFFSSSYGLVCFMDNDSRTELFTCNPITKSCRKLLRPPGMSSDYGALAVSVDKESHGYIVAVVKSKQVPENVFQWDISIHVYNSKEEAWTTPLTEVLTGWRGGDESVICNGVLYFVVYYIGGVLPENRHALVAYNISNRFSQASLSFIPIPNSLTLSCARLMNMKEKLVMVGGIGKHDRPDIIKGIGIWVLHDRKWEEIVRMPNKYFQGFGEFDEVFASSGVDDLIYIQSYGSPALLTFDMNIKQWRWSQKCPVTKRFPLQLFTGFCFEPRLEIAP